One Solea senegalensis isolate Sse05_10M linkage group LG13, IFAPA_SoseM_1, whole genome shotgun sequence DNA segment encodes these proteins:
- the prdx5 gene encoding peroxiredoxin-5, mitochondrial, translating into MLSITGANLFKNSRVVVQRVRLLQLHTSPAASMPIQVGEHLPAVEVQEGEPGNKVAMDQLFKGKKGVLFAVPGAFTPGCSKTHLPGFVQQAADLKSKGLQEVACLSVNDAFVMAAWGKEHGAEGKVRMLADPTGEFTKAVDLLLDSDQIVQVLGNKRSKRYAMLVEDGVVKKINVEPDGTGLTCSLASNILSEL; encoded by the exons ATGCTCTCGATCACCGGCGCTAATCTATTCAAGAACAGCCGTGTCGTCGTTCAGCGCGTGAGGTTGCTACAGCTACATACGTCTCCTGCCGCAAGTATGCCCATTCAG GTTGGTGAACATCTCCCTGCAGTAGAGGTCCAGGAGGGGGAGCCAGGGAACAAGGTGGCGATGGATCAGCTCTTTAAGGGGAAGAAAGGAGTCCTCTTTGCTGTACCTGGGGCATTTACACCTGGTTGTTCCAAG ACTCACCTCCCAGGTTTTGTGCAACAGGCTGCAGACTTGAAGAGTAAAGGTTTACAAGAAGTTGCATGTCTTTCTGTCAATGACGCATTTGTCATGGCTGCTTGGGGAAAGGAACATGGAGCAGAAGGCAAG gttcGAATGCTGGCTGATCCTACTGGAGAATTTACAAAg GCAGTCGACCTGTTACTTGACAGTGATCAGATTGTGCAGGTCCTTGGAAACAAGCGATCCAAAAG ATATGCTATGTTAGTGGAAGATGGAGTTGTGAAGAAGATCAATGTGGAGCCTGATGGCACCGGCCTGACCTGCAGCCTGGCTTCCAACATTCTGTCTGAGCTGTAG